CGCCCGTCAGCTGGCCAACGCCCATACGCTCTTCAACGTCGTCAACACCATGTTCCAGCTGCCCTTTGTGAGCCTGCTCGCCCGGCTAATCCAGAAACTGCTTCCGGTCAGGGATGAAAAAGTTTACACCGGCGCCCGTTATCTGAACGAGAGCCTGCTGAACACGTCGCCGGCCGCCGCGCTTACGGCGGTGCGCAATGAACTGCTGAACATGGGCGGCATGGCGCTGGAAATGCTCGACCTGGTAAAGCAGGCCTTCGCCGCTAAGGACCCGTCCGCCGCAGCCAAGCTGAACCAAGTGGAGGACGGCCTCAACGACCTGACGCGGCGCGTCGCCTCTTTCGCCGCTAAGCTCTGGCAGCGCCACATCTCCGATCATCTTTCCTCGCTGCTCGAATCTCTCGTCAACGGCTCCAGCGACATCGAGCGCATCGGCGACCATGCCCAGAACATGATGGAGCTTTACGAATACCTTCAGGACCACAATCTCGAATTTTCGCCGTCGGCCGTCCAGGAGTTTTCCGCCATGATGGCTCTGGTCCGCGAGATGGTGCAGAAGGCGCTCGAAGCCCTGCGCGCGGAGAACGTCGAACTGGCCCGCGAGGTGTCGGTGACGATGGAAGACCGGGTCGACGCCATGGAGAAGCAACTGCGGCACATGCACATGCAGCGCCTCAACGACGGGACCTGTACGCCCTCGTCCGGCGTACTCTTCATCGACCTGGTCAGCAACATGGAGCGCATCGGCGACCACGCCACCAACGTCGCGGAAATCATTCTGGAAACGTCCGGTCTGCAGGCACGCCGGGAAACGGGCAAAAAGTTCGAGCTGTGACGAGCGCGGGGAGACGCGCGCGTCGCCGCGAGGACGTCCCAAAAAGCAACCGGCTGAACGTCTACCGCGCCGCTTCGTGGTGTAGCTTTTTGACTCAAACGACGAACGAGTTGCCTTCCAACTCGTTCGTCGTTTTTTATCGGGAGTTAGTGTGAAATTGCCCTCGGAATGTAACAAAGTCAAACTTTCAATGCAGGATATTATTCGGCTGCTCTGGCGTTGATCAGCGTACGGCGTTCGCGTTTGATGGAGCCGTCGGGCTGGCGCCAGAATACGCCGATACCGAGGTAGATGATGGCGATCGCGACGAACGGGCAGAGCCAATTCAAGAGGGCATAAGGAGCGTAATCGAGCGTGGCGACGCCGAGGACGCCCGCCGCGTAACCGGCGCAGACGTTCCATGGGATCAGCACGGAAGTCAGCGTGCCGCAGTCTT
This sequence is a window from Pyramidobacter sp. YE332. Protein-coding genes within it:
- a CDS encoding Na/Pi cotransporter family protein, which produces MNLSTLFQIMGGVGLFLYGIKLMGDALQDLTGDRMRTLIASLTSTPLKGALVGTLVTMVIQSSAATTIMSVSFVQAGMMTLKQALGVIMGANIGTTVTAQLVAFNMKELALPLLGIGMLLAVFGHSKKRRYVGNGIFGFGLLFIGMNTMEHALGFLAANKQFFLSFASRPLLCVAAGTLLTMAVQSSSATVGLTIAMAVQGLLPLQSAIAILLGDNLGTTITAVIAALGSSRSAKQAAAGHVLFNLLGVAIFLPLLVPYSALISHTSGNIARQLANAHTLFNVVNTMFQLPFVSLLARLIQKLLPVRDEKVYTGARYLNESLLNTSPAAALTAVRNELLNMGGMALEMLDLVKQAFAAKDPSAAAKLNQVEDGLNDLTRRVASFAAKLWQRHISDHLSSLLESLVNGSSDIERIGDHAQNMMELYEYLQDHNLEFSPSAVQEFSAMMALVREMVQKALEALRAENVELAREVSVTMEDRVDAMEKQLRHMHMQRLNDGTCTPSSGVLFIDLVSNMERIGDHATNVAEIILETSGLQARRETGKKFEL